One region of Terriglobales bacterium genomic DNA includes:
- a CDS encoding Xaa-Pro peptidase family protein translates to MDLAAIQTALRERQLDAWLFYDHHHRDPISYRVLGIPENLMVTRRWYYVIPAQGEPAKLVHRIEAGHLDSLPGPKAKYSSWQELFEGLRKLLAPYRRIAMQYSPNNLIFLLGMVDAGTVELVRSFGKEIVSSGDLVSRFEATWSEEQIASHFAARDKVDAITQAAFAEIGRRVANGGTDEYAIQQFIREGFRREGLTPGEDLPIVGVNANSGNPHYEPNAQRSSPIRRGDFVLLDIWAKLDRPEAVYYDITWCGVVGGSPTEKHQKVFEVVRDGRDAAIEKVKSAIAAGKKLCGWEVDDAARSHITQAGYGEYFVHRTGHSIGTTVHANGPNMDNLETKDEREIIPGVAFSIEPGVYLPEFGVRSEVNMLVRKGAAEVTGKIQRELVKI, encoded by the coding sequence ATGGACCTTGCCGCTATCCAGACTGCGCTGCGCGAGCGCCAGCTCGACGCGTGGCTCTTCTACGACCATCACCATCGCGACCCGATCTCCTACCGAGTGCTCGGCATTCCCGAGAACCTGATGGTCACGCGGCGCTGGTACTACGTGATTCCGGCGCAGGGCGAGCCGGCAAAGCTGGTGCATCGCATCGAGGCCGGACACCTGGATTCGCTGCCGGGCCCGAAAGCGAAATATTCCTCGTGGCAGGAACTGTTTGAAGGGCTCAGGAAGCTGCTGGCGCCGTACAGGCGCATCGCCATGCAGTACTCGCCGAACAATTTGATTTTTCTGCTCGGCATGGTGGACGCCGGCACGGTCGAGCTGGTGCGCAGCTTCGGCAAGGAAATTGTCAGCTCGGGCGACCTGGTGTCGCGCTTCGAAGCGACCTGGAGCGAGGAGCAGATCGCGTCGCACTTCGCGGCGCGCGACAAGGTGGACGCGATCACGCAAGCCGCTTTCGCCGAAATCGGACGCCGCGTGGCCAACGGCGGCACCGACGAGTACGCCATTCAGCAGTTCATCAGGGAAGGGTTTCGCCGCGAAGGCCTGACACCCGGCGAAGACCTGCCCATCGTGGGCGTGAACGCCAACAGCGGAAATCCGCACTACGAGCCCAACGCGCAGCGCTCGTCACCGATTCGCAGGGGCGACTTCGTGCTGCTCGACATCTGGGCCAAGCTCGATCGCCCGGAGGCGGTGTACTACGACATCACCTGGTGCGGCGTCGTCGGCGGGTCGCCCACCGAGAAGCACCAGAAGGTCTTTGAGGTTGTGCGCGACGGGCGCGACGCGGCGATCGAGAAGGTGAAGTCCGCGATCGCGGCTGGAAAAAAATTGTGCGGCTGGGAAGTGGATGACGCGGCGCGCAGTCACATCACGCAAGCCGGATACGGCGAGTACTTTGTCCACCGTACGGGACACTCCATCGGAACCACCGTCCATGCCAACGGTCCGAACATGGACAACCTGGAAACCAAAGACGAGCGCGAGATCATTCCCGGCGTGGCGTTTTCCATTGAGCCGGGCGTTTATCTGCCGGAGTTCGGCGTGCGCAGCGAGGTGAACATGCTGGTTCGCAAGGGCGCGGCCGAGGTGACGGGAAAGATCCAGCGGGAGCTGGTGAAAATCTGA
- a CDS encoding MFS transporter: protein MSVAQRFREIREGFETPFWVANVTEIFERLSYYAVFAMLVRYLNEALQFPIETAAQLGGWFGTGVWIMALFGGALADRIGFRRALSLAYFILTIAYFLVGSIAAPWLAPVRNVVPLGLLAGMILFLPALGVALVKPSVVGTVARASKPSVRSIGYSIYYTMVNIGSTLGPLLAGWGQDHLRPESIFRVAAGSVFLMFMAVLIFFREPRASEGEKAPSFGVVGRNFLTVLGNARFVLFLLIFSGYWIVFWQQYLTLPSYIVKYVDAKAKTGYILATDPIIVIAFTVAISAATRKIEAFRAVILGTLITALGWVFLAAHSSVLMAVAALVFVALGEIIQSPRYYEYISRLAPPGQQGTYMGFAFLPIGIGSLVGGWFSGKLLHEFGEVRQQPEMVWWISTGLGVLTALLLFIYHRVAQPPPAAEAKAA, encoded by the coding sequence TTGAGCGTCGCGCAGCGATTCCGCGAAATCCGCGAGGGTTTTGAGACACCGTTCTGGGTGGCGAACGTCACCGAGATTTTCGAGCGGCTGTCGTATTACGCCGTTTTCGCGATGCTGGTGCGCTACCTGAACGAGGCGCTCCAGTTTCCAATTGAAACGGCGGCGCAGCTGGGCGGATGGTTCGGCACCGGGGTGTGGATCATGGCCCTTTTCGGCGGCGCTTTGGCCGACCGCATCGGCTTTCGCCGCGCGCTCTCGCTGGCGTACTTCATCCTCACCATCGCGTACTTCCTGGTTGGCTCGATTGCGGCGCCATGGTTAGCGCCAGTGCGCAACGTGGTCCCGCTCGGGCTACTCGCGGGCATGATTCTGTTCCTGCCGGCGCTGGGCGTTGCGCTGGTGAAGCCCAGCGTTGTCGGTACCGTCGCGCGCGCGTCAAAGCCGAGCGTTCGTTCGATTGGGTATTCGATCTACTACACGATGGTGAACATCGGCTCTACGCTGGGGCCGCTGCTGGCCGGCTGGGGACAGGACCATCTGCGGCCGGAGAGCATCTTTCGCGTCGCGGCGGGAAGTGTGTTCCTCATGTTCATGGCGGTGTTGATCTTCTTTCGCGAACCACGTGCCTCGGAAGGAGAAAAGGCGCCGAGTTTTGGAGTCGTAGGGCGAAATTTCCTGACCGTGCTGGGCAATGCCCGCTTCGTTCTTTTCCTGCTCATCTTTTCGGGTTATTGGATTGTTTTCTGGCAGCAGTACCTAACTTTGCCCAGCTACATCGTGAAGTACGTGGACGCGAAGGCGAAAACCGGCTACATCCTGGCCACCGACCCGATCATCGTGATTGCATTCACGGTTGCGATCAGCGCCGCGACCCGCAAGATCGAGGCGTTCCGGGCCGTCATCCTGGGAACCCTGATCACGGCGCTCGGCTGGGTGTTTCTTGCCGCGCACTCGAGCGTGCTGATGGCGGTTGCCGCGCTGGTTTTCGTGGCCCTTGGCGAAATCATTCAGTCGCCCCGGTATTACGAATACATATCGCGGCTGGCGCCGCCGGGCCAGCAGGGAACGTACATGGGGTTCGCGTTCCTGCCGATCGGCATCGGCTCGCTGGTGGGCGGGTGGTTTTCGGGCAAGCTGCTGCACGAGTTCGGCGAGGTGCGTCAGCAGCCGGAAATGGTGTGGTGGATCTCAACGGGGCTTGGCGTACTCACTGCTCTGCTGCTGTTCATCTACCACCGCGTGGCGCAGCCGCCGCCGGCGGCGGAAGCGAAGGCGGCGTAG
- the pgsA gene encoding CDP-diacylglycerol--glycerol-3-phosphate 3-phosphatidyltransferase, translating to MNLPNYITLSRIAAIPVLLWVLRTHLLAGGDGRRELVAAAIFIAASATDGLDGWLARKRNQITPLGMLLDPLADKLWIAAAFISLVQFNPAMVPAWIAVLIIAREFLVSGLRSIAAQQGFTIEASDLGKFKMLVQIVTVVGALLDRRWFQWEFGPVIVPIHWIAKVTIWIMVVLSLWSAADYFYAFWSRISQSVEKRRRRRAFVLSRRRKTDDVAAT from the coding sequence GTGAACCTGCCTAACTACATCACGCTCAGCCGCATTGCCGCTATTCCGGTGCTGCTGTGGGTGTTGCGTACCCATCTGCTGGCCGGCGGCGACGGCCGGCGGGAGCTGGTGGCGGCCGCCATCTTCATTGCCGCCTCGGCCACCGACGGCCTTGACGGCTGGCTCGCCCGCAAACGCAACCAGATCACCCCGCTCGGCATGCTCCTCGATCCGCTGGCTGACAAGTTGTGGATTGCCGCCGCCTTCATCTCGCTGGTGCAGTTCAACCCGGCGATGGTGCCGGCCTGGATCGCGGTGCTGATCATCGCGCGCGAGTTCCTGGTCAGCGGCCTGCGCTCCATCGCGGCGCAGCAGGGCTTCACCATCGAAGCCAGCGACCTGGGCAAGTTCAAGATGCTGGTCCAGATCGTCACGGTCGTGGGCGCGCTGCTCGACCGCCGCTGGTTCCAGTGGGAGTTTGGGCCGGTGATCGTGCCGATCCACTGGATCGCCAAGGTCACCATCTGGATCATGGTGGTGCTCTCGCTGTGGTCCGCCGCCGATTACTTCTACGCCTTCTGGTCGCGGATTTCGCAGAGCGTGGAAAAGCGCCGGCGCCGCCGGGCGTTTGTCCTGAGCCGCCGCCGGAAAACCGACGATGTCGCTGCCACCTGA
- a CDS encoding ATP-binding protein produces the protein MAELLPGIPTLLILAVLVAIFLWIERQRKSGRTALWVAGWGLYFVHALLELWRPASPAAATLVAAINYSAWQFAGIAFVVSVSTVSEVPRMRQLVAATLGLPALAYALGLAFRVTSPWIFALAISAALLGGAAWGLVLQRRLDAFSLLATGSLLVLWATSVTRVFQGALLDGFYITLTTIYAFAGLMFGRRYRRVSPGVVTTVVGFFSWAALYPMSRWWLQWTSDPLIQHDVWQFPKYLVATGMIVILLEDESRAARDAGLRERNFSRQMQRFASLTTRLLSGADARSLCPEIAAAIRDVTTFDRVAVLAVEEDRRVTLAGTANVAPDALEQLLPFVSRLTPAAMESHFAKARLLGSNSYRTYRAEADRFGGAHGVRRYEGSAFWATGDALLVPLRSQRGAFVGCIAADEPREPERVTAQELHALEMLAADLAAALENARLQRQLLQSEKLAGLGQLVAGVAHELNNPLTAVLGYAEIIADRATDENTRRELGIVVREAARMKRTIQNLVRFAQQARSETRNVDLRPLLDEVLSLRAYEGSTRNVEIVTEIEGGLPHVAVDAEELKQVLFNVFNNALDAVQSSLQKKITIQVRRAGDRVMMRVFDTGPGFADLDHVFDPFFTSKRLGVGSMGLSICYGIVKQHGGDIYAYNVHPRGACVVLELPMAATAEATAFTAKGSTGTNG, from the coding sequence ATGGCGGAACTGCTTCCCGGCATACCAACCCTGCTCATCCTGGCGGTGCTGGTGGCGATCTTTTTGTGGATCGAGCGCCAGCGCAAGTCGGGCCGGACTGCCCTGTGGGTGGCCGGATGGGGGCTGTACTTCGTGCATGCGCTGCTCGAACTGTGGCGCCCGGCATCGCCGGCGGCAGCCACCCTCGTGGCGGCGATCAACTACTCCGCCTGGCAGTTCGCCGGCATCGCCTTCGTGGTGTCGGTTTCCACGGTCAGCGAAGTGCCGCGAATGCGCCAGCTGGTCGCCGCGACCCTGGGACTCCCGGCGCTGGCTTACGCCCTTGGCCTGGCGTTCCGCGTGACGTCGCCGTGGATTTTCGCGCTCGCCATCAGCGCGGCATTGCTCGGCGGCGCAGCCTGGGGCCTGGTGCTCCAGCGCCGCCTCGATGCTTTTTCCCTTCTCGCGACCGGCAGCCTGCTGGTGCTTTGGGCAACGTCGGTAACACGCGTCTTCCAGGGCGCGCTGCTTGACGGGTTCTACATCACCCTCACCACCATTTACGCCTTCGCCGGACTGATGTTTGGCCGGCGCTACCGGCGCGTGTCACCCGGCGTCGTCACGACGGTGGTCGGGTTCTTCTCCTGGGCGGCCCTCTACCCGATGTCGCGTTGGTGGCTGCAATGGACGTCGGACCCGCTCATCCAGCACGACGTTTGGCAATTCCCCAAGTACCTGGTTGCGACCGGCATGATCGTGATCCTGCTGGAGGATGAGTCGCGCGCCGCCCGCGATGCCGGCCTGCGCGAACGCAACTTCAGCCGCCAGATGCAACGCTTCGCCTCACTCACCACGCGCCTGCTGAGCGGCGCGGACGCACGCTCGCTGTGCCCGGAGATCGCCGCCGCCATCCGCGACGTCACCACCTTCGACCGCGTCGCCGTGCTGGCGGTGGAAGAAGACCGCCGCGTGACGCTCGCCGGGACCGCCAACGTCGCGCCCGACGCGCTGGAGCAGTTGCTGCCATTCGTCAGCCGGCTCACGCCCGCGGCAATGGAATCTCATTTTGCCAAGGCGCGGCTGCTGGGAAGCAACTCCTATCGCACCTATCGCGCCGAAGCCGACCGCTTCGGCGGCGCTCACGGCGTACGCCGCTATGAGGGCAGCGCATTCTGGGCGACGGGTGACGCGCTGCTGGTGCCGCTGCGCTCCCAGCGCGGCGCGTTTGTGGGCTGCATCGCGGCCGATGAGCCCCGCGAACCCGAGCGCGTGACCGCCCAGGAGCTTCACGCTTTGGAAATGCTGGCCGCCGACCTGGCAGCCGCGCTGGAGAACGCGCGCCTGCAGCGGCAGCTTCTGCAGTCGGAAAAGCTCGCCGGCCTCGGCCAACTCGTCGCCGGCGTGGCCCACGAGCTCAACAATCCCCTGACGGCGGTGCTGGGATACGCCGAAATCATCGCCGACCGCGCCACCGATGAAAACACGCGCCGCGAACTTGGCATTGTGGTGCGCGAGGCCGCGCGCATGAAGCGCACCATCCAGAACCTGGTGCGGTTCGCGCAGCAGGCCCGCAGCGAGACCCGCAACGTGGACCTGCGCCCCCTGCTCGACGAAGTCCTCAGCCTGCGCGCCTACGAAGGCAGTACCCGCAATGTGGAGATCGTGACCGAAATCGAGGGCGGACTGCCCCACGTCGCCGTCGACGCCGAAGAGCTCAAGCAGGTCCTGTTCAACGTCTTCAACAATGCGCTCGATGCCGTGCAAAGCTCGCTGCAGAAAAAGATCACCATCCAGGTCCGCCGCGCCGGCGATCGCGTGATGATGCGCGTGTTCGACACCGGTCCGGGCTTCGCCGACCTCGACCACGTCTTCGACCCGTTCTTCACCAGCAAGCGGCTGGGCGTGGGCAGCATGGGCCTGAGCATCTGCTACGGCATCGTGAAGCAGCACGGCGGCGACATCTACGCCTACAACGTCCACCCGCGCGGCGCATGCGTCGTGCTGGAGCTGCCCATGGCCGCCACCGCCGAAGCCACGGCCTTCACCGCCAAAGGAAGCACCGGAACGAACGGGTAA
- a CDS encoding Glu/Leu/Phe/Val dehydrogenase — MSTISLEQEINPWESQAARFDLAAQKLNLDEGIWKIMRYPSREIIVHIPVGMDNGQIEVFTGFRVQHSIARGPAKGGVRYSPDVTLDEVRALASWMTWKCAVVNIPFGGAKGGVICDPKKLSLGELERITRRYTAELIEFIGPEKDVPAPDMNTNEQVMAWMMDTYSMHMRQTVTAVVTGKPINIGGSRGRREATGRGVMVVCDEALKKLEMTREQTRVIVQGFGNVGSNAAQLMSQAGYKIIGVIEVDGALYNPTGLDINALIQYRDRNKTIQGFSNAEWVARGADLLVADCDILIPAATENVITSQNASRIKARVLCEGANGPTTAAADEILAEKKVFVIPDILANAGGVTASYFEWVQDRQGYFWKESVVNEQLEHIMRSSFQDVVRYAETHNVNNRIAAYMLAIDRVAYTIRQRGIYA; from the coding sequence ATGAGCACCATCTCGCTCGAACAGGAAATCAATCCCTGGGAATCCCAGGCAGCGCGCTTTGACCTGGCCGCCCAGAAGCTGAACCTCGACGAAGGCATCTGGAAGATCATGCGCTATCCCAGCCGCGAGATCATCGTGCACATCCCGGTGGGCATGGACAACGGCCAGATCGAGGTCTTCACCGGCTTCCGCGTGCAGCACTCCATTGCCCGCGGTCCCGCCAAGGGCGGCGTGCGCTACTCGCCCGACGTTACGCTCGACGAAGTCCGCGCCCTGGCCAGTTGGATGACCTGGAAGTGCGCCGTGGTGAACATTCCCTTCGGCGGCGCCAAGGGCGGCGTGATCTGCGATCCCAAGAAACTTTCGCTCGGTGAACTGGAGCGCATTACGCGGCGCTACACGGCCGAGCTGATCGAATTCATCGGCCCCGAGAAAGACGTCCCCGCGCCCGACATGAACACCAACGAGCAGGTGATGGCGTGGATGATGGACACCTACTCCATGCACATGCGCCAGACCGTGACCGCCGTCGTCACCGGCAAGCCCATCAACATTGGCGGATCGCGCGGACGCCGCGAGGCCACCGGCCGCGGCGTGATGGTTGTCTGCGACGAGGCGCTCAAAAAGCTCGAGATGACCCGCGAGCAGACGCGCGTCATCGTGCAGGGCTTCGGCAACGTGGGTTCCAACGCCGCGCAGCTCATGTCCCAGGCCGGCTACAAGATCATCGGCGTCATCGAGGTGGATGGCGCGCTCTACAACCCCACCGGCCTCGACATCAACGCCCTCATCCAGTACCGCGACCGCAACAAGACCATCCAGGGCTTCTCCAACGCTGAATGGGTAGCGCGCGGCGCCGACCTGCTGGTGGCCGATTGCGACATCCTCATCCCGGCCGCCACCGAGAACGTCATCACCAGCCAGAACGCCTCGCGGATCAAGGCCAGGGTGCTGTGCGAGGGCGCCAACGGCCCCACCACCGCCGCAGCCGACGAAATCCTGGCGGAGAAAAAAGTCTTTGTCATTCCCGACATTCTGGCCAACGCGGGCGGCGTTACTGCCAGCTATTTCGAGTGGGTGCAGGACCGCCAGGGCTACTTCTGGAAGGAATCGGTCGTGAACGAGCAGCTGGAGCACATCATGCGCTCCTCGTTCCAGGACGTGGTGCGCTACGCCGAGACCCACAACGTGAACAACCGCATCGCCGCCTACATGCTGGCGATCGACCGCGTCGCGTACACCATCCGGCAGCGCGGGATCTACGCATAA
- a CDS encoding DUF6677 family protein: protein MPSNTQTANAAAVPGEHAPNARAVGALVLGWLIPGGGHALLGRWGRAGLIFLSVVAMFTLGVLMEGKVYEFNTGDILDMLGFVGDLGAGGLYLLTRINDWGQGAIQIAVADYGTKYIIVAGLLNIIAAVDAYNIGVGKKK from the coding sequence ATGCCGAGTAACACGCAAACCGCCAATGCCGCCGCTGTGCCGGGCGAACACGCACCCAATGCGCGCGCGGTGGGCGCGCTGGTCCTCGGCTGGCTGATTCCGGGGGGCGGCCACGCGCTGCTCGGGCGCTGGGGGCGCGCCGGGCTCATCTTCCTCTCGGTCGTGGCCATGTTCACGCTGGGCGTGCTGATGGAGGGGAAGGTCTACGAGTTCAATACCGGCGACATCCTCGACATGCTGGGCTTTGTCGGCGACCTGGGCGCGGGCGGCCTTTACCTGCTGACGCGGATCAACGACTGGGGACAGGGCGCCATCCAGATTGCAGTGGCCGACTACGGGACGAAGTACATCATCGTGGCCGGCCTGCTGAACATCATCGCCGCCGTGGATGCCTACAATATCGGGGTCGGGAAAAAGAAGTGA
- the amrA gene encoding AmmeMemoRadiSam system protein A, with protein sequence MSAGAEFSSPRSSPAGFSPEERAFLLTVARRAIQARLEERDYDPEPLTPRLGEPRAVFTTLRINGALRGCVGHVVAAEPLARAVASTAVSAAFADPRFPPVSREEFLALQVHLSVLSPLMPAEAHQIELGKHGLLVMQGRSRGLLLPEVPLDLKWDLPTFLAQTCLKAGLPPDAWQRGAQLFVFTTESFGE encoded by the coding sequence ATGAGCGCCGGCGCGGAGTTCTCGTCCCCGCGGTCCTCGCCTGCGGGGTTTTCGCCTGAAGAGCGCGCCTTCCTGCTCACCGTCGCGCGCCGCGCCATCCAGGCGCGGCTCGAAGAACGCGATTACGATCCTGAACCGCTGACGCCGCGCCTGGGCGAGCCGCGCGCCGTCTTTACCACGCTGCGCATCAACGGCGCGCTGCGCGGCTGCGTGGGACACGTGGTCGCTGCCGAACCGCTGGCGCGCGCCGTGGCCTCGACCGCCGTTTCCGCCGCCTTCGCCGACCCGCGCTTCCCGCCTGTGAGCCGCGAAGAGTTCCTTGCGCTGCAAGTCCACTTGAGCGTGCTTTCGCCGCTCATGCCCGCCGAAGCACATCAGATCGAGCTCGGCAAACACGGCCTGCTGGTCATGCAGGGCCGGTCGCGCGGACTGCTGCTGCCCGAGGTCCCGCTCGACCTGAAGTGGGACTTGCCGACCTTCCTCGCCCAGACCTGCCTGAAGGCCGGGCTGCCGCCGGACGCCTGGCAGCGCGGCGCGCAGTTGTTCGTGTTTACGACCGAATCGTTCGGTGAGTGA
- a CDS encoding S9 family peptidase translates to MRRLAIVVALFAATLVSAQSRRPFTFEDMMALKRVGGPVPSPNGKWVLFAAVDVSLEANTRIPHIWAVPVAGGDAKQITAGPRGEDRPRWSPDGKRFSFTSARDGSSQIWVYDFDDAAGTVSGEPRKVTSISTEAGGNLWSPDGKHILFTSEVWPECNGKPDEDACNKEKDEARAKSKVKALIFTRLLYRHWNHYNEGKRSHLFAQPVNPDGSPAGVARDLTPGDYETPPFSLGGPDDYAVSPDGKEVAYTSNHDPVEAISTNNDIWLVPIAGGAAKKISSSPGSDSSPQYSPDGKFIAWRMQERAGYESDRFRLVKYDRASGAITNLTPDFDAWVNGFTWSPDSKNFFFVAEDKGEQPIYILSAGGGKPGELARGHNDDVAVAADGRTLLFTRMSVQAPNEIYRAKLVTVSGPSSTLTAEPLTHLNDAVLSQVAMQPLEPFWFTGSEKARVQGFIVKPPNFDPARKYPVKFLIHGGPQGAWGDSWSFRWNPELMAASGYVVVMVNPRGSTGYGQKFIDDINGDWGGRVYQDLMLGLDYAENTYSYIARDRECALGASYGGYMINWIAGRNTRFRCLVSHDGMFNTVSAYGATEELWFNEWEFKGAPWTNPAMYEKWSPNRAAPNFKTPTLVVHGQLDYRLDVSEGFQFYTCLQRLNVPSKMLYFPDEGHWVLKPQNSRLWYKTVGDWVDQWTK, encoded by the coding sequence ATGCGTCGTCTCGCCATTGTCGTGGCCTTGTTCGCCGCCACGCTCGTCTCCGCGCAGTCCAGGCGCCCGTTCACCTTTGAAGACATGATGGCGCTCAAGCGCGTGGGCGGGCCTGTGCCCTCGCCCAACGGCAAGTGGGTGCTGTTCGCCGCGGTGGACGTAAGCCTGGAGGCGAACACGCGCATTCCGCACATCTGGGCGGTGCCGGTGGCGGGCGGCGACGCCAAACAGATCACCGCCGGACCGCGCGGCGAAGACCGCCCGCGCTGGTCGCCCGACGGCAAGCGCTTCTCGTTTACCTCAGCCCGCGACGGCAGCTCACAGATCTGGGTCTATGACTTCGACGATGCGGCCGGCACGGTGAGCGGTGAACCCCGCAAAGTCACCAGCATCTCGACCGAAGCCGGCGGCAACCTGTGGTCGCCCGACGGCAAGCACATCCTGTTCACCTCGGAAGTCTGGCCCGAGTGCAACGGCAAGCCGGATGAGGATGCTTGCAACAAGGAAAAAGACGAAGCCCGCGCCAAGTCGAAGGTGAAGGCGCTCATCTTCACGCGCTTGCTCTATCGCCACTGGAACCACTACAACGAAGGCAAGCGCTCGCACCTGTTCGCGCAGCCGGTGAATCCCGATGGCTCGCCCGCCGGCGTCGCGCGCGACCTCACGCCCGGCGACTACGAAACGCCGCCCTTCTCCCTCGGCGGGCCCGACGATTACGCCGTTTCGCCTGACGGGAAGGAAGTCGCCTACACCAGCAATCACGATCCGGTGGAGGCGATCAGCACAAACAACGACATCTGGCTCGTGCCCATCGCCGGCGGCGCGGCAAAAAAAATCAGCTCCAGTCCCGGCAGCGACAGCTCGCCCCAGTACTCGCCCGACGGAAAATTTATCGCCTGGCGCATGCAGGAGCGCGCCGGATACGAGAGCGACCGCTTTCGGCTGGTGAAGTACGACCGCGCCTCGGGCGCGATTACAAACCTCACACCTGACTTCGACGCCTGGGTGAACGGCTTCACCTGGTCGCCCGACTCGAAGAACTTTTTCTTTGTCGCCGAGGACAAGGGCGAGCAACCCATCTACATCCTGAGCGCGGGTGGAGGAAAGCCGGGCGAGCTGGCGCGCGGGCACAACGACGACGTCGCCGTCGCCGCCGACGGACGCACCCTGCTGTTCACGCGCATGTCGGTGCAGGCGCCGAATGAAATCTATCGCGCGAAGCTGGTCACGGTTTCCGGGCCCTCGTCAACGCTCACCGCCGAGCCCCTCACTCACCTCAACGATGCCGTGCTCTCGCAGGTCGCGATGCAGCCCCTCGAGCCCTTCTGGTTCACCGGTTCGGAGAAGGCCAGGGTGCAGGGCTTCATCGTGAAGCCGCCGAACTTCGACCCGGCAAGAAAGTATCCCGTGAAGTTCCTCATCCACGGCGGACCGCAGGGCGCGTGGGGCGATTCCTGGTCGTTCCGCTGGAATCCGGAGCTGATGGCCGCATCCGGCTACGTCGTCGTCATGGTCAATCCGCGCGGATCGACGGGCTACGGCCAGAAGTTCATTGACGACATCAACGGCGACTGGGGCGGCCGCGTCTACCAGGACCTGATGCTCGGCCTCGACTACGCCGAGAATACGTACAGCTACATCGCCAGGGACCGTGAGTGCGCGCTGGGCGCCAGCTACGGCGGCTACATGATCAACTGGATCGCCGGGCGCAACACGCGCTTCAGGTGCCTGGTCTCGCACGACGGCATGTTCAACACCGTCTCCGCCTACGGCGCCACCGAAGAGCTCTGGTTCAACGAGTGGGAGTTCAAAGGCGCCCCGTGGACGAACCCGGCAATGTACGAGAAGTGGTCGCCCAACCGCGCCGCGCCCAACTTCAAGACCCCGACGCTGGTCGTGCACGGCCAACTCGACTACCGGCTCGACGTGAGCGAGGGCTTCCAGTTCTACACCTGCCTCCAGCGCCTCAACGTCCCTTCCAAGATGCTCTACTTCCCCGACGAAGGCCACTGGGTTCTGAAGCCGCAGAACTCGCGGCTCTGGTACAAGACGGTGGGCGATTGGGTGGACCAGTGGACGAAATAG
- a CDS encoding amidohydrolase has protein sequence MRTRVVLCLLCVAAFTGMAAAQSGDIALAGEVARIYPEIDKIYLDLHQTPELSTLEVKTSAKMADFLRSAGYEVTAGVGGNGVVGILRNGAGPTVMLRTELDALPVEEKTGAAYASKVRMRDITGDDVAVMHACGHDVHMSSWVGTARIMAATRDRWSGTLIMLAQPAEERVKGASAMLADGLYTRFPRPDFAIALHDDAWLPAGKVGVTPGYLLSNSDAVNITIYGRGAHGSAPQAAIDPIVIAAKSIVGFQALIAREKDPQDPGVVTVGAIHGGTKNNIIPDEVKMQLSVRSFTDETRNLLLSGIERIVKAEAAAAGAPKPPLVELIESTHATYNDPALTRRAAAALVKALGQQNVVDPAPPKMASEDFSEFVRAGVPGFMMNAGAVNPAKFAEVKGDKTKLPSLHSALFLPDREPTLKTSIAAEVAVLRELMGKK, from the coding sequence ATGCGAACCAGAGTCGTGTTGTGTCTGCTGTGCGTTGCCGCGTTTACCGGCATGGCGGCGGCCCAGTCCGGCGATATCGCGCTGGCCGGCGAAGTGGCACGCATCTATCCGGAAATTGACAAGATCTACCTCGACCTGCACCAGACGCCGGAGCTGTCAACGCTAGAGGTGAAGACGTCGGCGAAGATGGCCGACTTCCTGCGTTCGGCCGGCTACGAAGTGACGGCGGGAGTGGGCGGCAACGGGGTGGTCGGCATTCTGCGCAACGGGGCCGGCCCGACGGTGATGCTGCGGACCGAACTCGACGCGCTGCCGGTGGAAGAGAAGACGGGCGCGGCTTACGCCAGCAAGGTCCGCATGCGCGACATCACCGGCGACGATGTGGCGGTGATGCACGCGTGCGGGCACGACGTGCACATGTCGTCGTGGGTCGGGACGGCGCGCATCATGGCGGCAACGCGCGACCGCTGGAGCGGCACCCTCATCATGCTGGCGCAGCCCGCCGAAGAGCGCGTCAAGGGCGCGTCGGCCATGCTGGCGGACGGCCTGTACACGCGCTTTCCCAGGCCCGATTTCGCCATCGCCCTGCATGACGATGCGTGGCTGCCTGCGGGCAAGGTCGGCGTCACGCCGGGTTATCTGCTCTCCAATTCCGATGCGGTCAACATCACCATCTACGGCCGCGGGGCGCACGGCTCGGCGCCACAGGCCGCGATCGACCCGATCGTGATCGCCGCCAAAAGCATCGTGGGCTTCCAGGCGCTGATCGCGCGCGAAAAAGACCCGCAGGACCCGGGCGTAGTCACGGTGGGCGCCATCCATGGCGGGACGAAGAACAACATCATTCCCGACGAAGTGAAGATGCAGCTTTCGGTGCGGTCGTTCACCGATGAGACGCGCAACCTGCTGCTGAGCGGCATCGAACGCATCGTGAAGGCCGAAGCGGCCGCCGCGGGCGCGCCCAAGCCGCCGCTGGTGGAGCTGATTGAGAGCACGCACGCCACCTACAACGACCCGGCGCTGACCAGGCGGGCCGCTGCCGCACTGGTGAAAGCGCTCGGGCAGCAAAACGTGGTGGACCCGGCGCCGCCCAAGATGGCGTCGGAAGATTTCTCTGAGTTCGTTCGCGCGGGCGTGCCGGGTTTCATGATGAACGCCGGCGCGGTCAACCCGGCGAAGTTCGCCGAGGTGAAGGGCGACAAGACGAAGCTGCCCTCGCTGCACTCAGCGTTGTTTCTACCCGATCGCGAGCCCACGCTGAAGACCAGCATCGCGGCAGAGGTGGCGGTGCTGCGGGAGCTGATGGGAAAAAAGTAG